In one window of Coriobacteriia bacterium DNA:
- a CDS encoding molybdopterin-dependent oxidoreductase, which translates to MQPKKSRRATLALALCLAATLGLGGASAASAAEESPSGEDVYTVYAPEVTRLADGTLVQRTPTEGDNHTTLDTSYTYHLPEENVPYNTYYLKADARGCNSCHPDLAELLNTMTYSHVDITNDYGIQTTVQMCIDCHTSVFSFGYITNQESFGSLIHGIHSTGQADCWNCHVATGSGDGMQLWDEAKHDQLRGIVPIADVQGVFSYDQDLTTPIDSVFDFDWNSYDLDYLRHDKTAENAPLDKETFDSWTITVTDLDGKTTTWTLPDIIEQFDSVTLPLKMHCVFNPTGGPLISNAVYTGVPLSALLEAAGIDPDSKDFGGVQVSAPDGFTGTAVKDKYYSDVYLCYEIDGEPLPWAQGYPVQVIVPHAGAGQCVKQVSDISVLPASEDEEDSGSGGYQPIAGIFNFSEGQVIQTGQPYEFSGYADAMDQKIVAVEFSMDGGATWTRFDTSDSTPDNWVIWHFSFTPETDAAYVLSVRCESESGLVTEEPVEIMFNATSDMSAIEENAA; encoded by the coding sequence ATGCAACCAAAAAAGAGCAGAAGGGCAACGCTCGCGCTTGCGCTGTGTCTTGCCGCGACACTCGGGCTAGGAGGGGCCTCTGCCGCCTCAGCAGCCGAGGAGTCGCCATCCGGCGAAGACGTCTACACCGTCTATGCACCTGAGGTGACGCGCCTAGCTGACGGCACCCTCGTCCAGCGCACGCCCACCGAAGGCGACAACCACACAACGCTCGACACATCCTACACGTACCACCTGCCTGAGGAAAACGTCCCATACAACACGTATTACCTCAAGGCCGACGCCCGAGGGTGCAACTCTTGCCATCCCGATCTGGCCGAGCTGCTCAACACAATGACTTACTCGCACGTTGACATCACGAACGACTACGGCATTCAGACCACCGTACAAATGTGCATCGACTGCCACACAAGCGTATTCAGCTTCGGCTACATCACGAACCAGGAGTCGTTCGGATCCCTCATCCACGGTATCCACAGCACGGGCCAGGCAGACTGCTGGAACTGTCATGTTGCGACGGGCTCCGGTGATGGCATGCAGCTGTGGGACGAGGCCAAGCACGATCAGCTGCGCGGGATCGTGCCCATAGCTGACGTTCAGGGCGTCTTCTCTTACGATCAGGACCTCACGACGCCCATCGACAGCGTTTTCGACTTCGACTGGAATAGCTACGACCTGGACTACCTGCGCCACGACAAGACGGCAGAGAACGCTCCGCTCGACAAGGAGACGTTCGACTCATGGACCATCACCGTCACCGATCTCGACGGCAAGACAACAACGTGGACGCTGCCCGACATCATCGAACAGTTCGACAGCGTCACGCTTCCGCTCAAGATGCACTGCGTGTTCAACCCGACGGGTGGCCCCCTCATCAGCAACGCTGTCTATACCGGAGTTCCGCTCAGCGCCCTTCTCGAGGCGGCCGGGATTGATCCCGATAGCAAGGATTTTGGCGGGGTGCAGGTCAGCGCCCCCGACGGATTTACGGGCACGGCGGTAAAGGACAAGTACTACAGCGACGTCTACCTGTGCTACGAGATTGACGGGGAGCCTCTTCCCTGGGCACAGGGATATCCCGTGCAGGTTATTGTGCCCCATGCCGGTGCCGGCCAGTGCGTCAAGCAGGTCAGCGACATCTCCGTCCTTCCGGCCTCAGAAGATGAGGAGGACTCCGGCAGCGGCGGCTATCAGCCCATCGCCGGCATCTTCAACTTCAGCGAAGGCCAGGTCATCCAAACGGGCCAGCCATACGAGTTCAGCGGGTACGCAGACGCCATGGACCAGAAGATCGTCGCGGTTGAGTTTTCGATGGATGGTGGCGCCACTTGGACGCGCTTCGACACGTCGGATTCCACGCCTGACAACTGGGTCATCTGGCACTTCTCGTTCACTCCCGAGACTGACGCCGCCTATGTGCTGTCTGTCCGATGCGAAAGCGAGAGCGGCCTCGTGACGGAGGAGCCCGTTGAGATCATGTTCAACGCGACCTCCGACATGTCCGCCATCGAAGAAAACGCAGCGTAG
- a CDS encoding molybdopterin-dependent oxidoreductase: MNAKRNATSAFGKQGALAGTVALASIATLGLAGHITLASEAAGTIQANAPGAEASVREAPTWNAPTSLRSIHDIQGAFAWDQGVNTDNASLSKSLYGASRVLCGAQVDEANAGGLSREVETEGTVDAICQILVNGNVANPGAYDVGQLEDQAPVSITMGCTCAGNPADGLASANAAVEGFELAALVEAAQPTEEANTITLVCSDGYEVAMPLFYVLQHRGIVVTALNGEPAMEAVGCANQLWLGGTSARSFARDIVEILITEQDEPPAPPTIGAEANQPNVGIVAGA, from the coding sequence ATGAACGCAAAGCGCAACGCAACGAGCGCATTTGGCAAACAGGGAGCACTGGCTGGCACAGTCGCACTCGCCTCGATAGCGACGCTCGGACTGGCGGGGCACATCACACTCGCCAGCGAAGCCGCAGGCACGATCCAGGCAAATGCGCCCGGCGCAGAGGCATCGGTCAGGGAAGCGCCCACATGGAACGCCCCGACGAGCCTTCGCTCGATCCACGATATCCAGGGGGCATTCGCCTGGGATCAGGGCGTGAATACAGACAACGCGTCGCTATCCAAGTCACTTTATGGCGCATCGCGCGTGCTTTGCGGAGCACAAGTTGACGAAGCGAACGCAGGAGGGCTATCCCGCGAAGTTGAGACCGAGGGTACGGTTGACGCCATCTGTCAGATTCTTGTAAACGGCAATGTTGCCAACCCCGGTGCCTACGACGTCGGGCAGCTTGAGGATCAGGCGCCTGTCAGCATAACGATGGGCTGCACGTGTGCCGGAAATCCCGCAGACGGTCTGGCGAGCGCCAATGCAGCGGTCGAAGGCTTTGAGCTGGCAGCGCTCGTCGAAGCGGCCCAACCAACAGAGGAGGCCAACACAATCACGCTCGTTTGCTCTGACGGCTACGAAGTCGCCATGCCGCTCTTCTACGTGTTGCAGCACCGTGGCATCGTCGTGACCGCGCTGAACGGCGAACCGGCGATGGAGGCGGTGGGCTGCGCAAACCAGCTGTGGCTCGGCGGTACGTCGGCCCGATCGTTTGCACGCGACATCGTGGAAATCCTCATCACCGAACAGGACGAGCCGCCGGCACCCCCGACCATAGGAGCCGAGGCGAACCAGCCCAACGTGGGGATCGTTGCCGGCGCATAG
- a CDS encoding sulfite oxidase: protein MIGTIAGRVGQQVTVQGYAQDFTAPIARMLFSADGGATWAGHATEGADLDRNVNWSFSFTPPEAGDYELLIRAESADGRLTPEAGRVHIKVALT from the coding sequence TTGATTGGGACAATAGCCGGTCGCGTGGGACAACAGGTTACGGTTCAGGGGTATGCGCAGGATTTTACGGCGCCCATCGCGCGGATGTTGTTTTCCGCAGACGGAGGTGCCACGTGGGCAGGCCATGCGACCGAGGGCGCCGATCTCGACCGCAACGTAAACTGGTCGTTTTCGTTTACGCCCCCTGAGGCAGGCGACTACGAGCTGCTTATCCGTGCCGAGTCCGCCGACGGGCGCCTGACCCCCGAAGCCGGTCGCGTTCATATCAAGGTTGCGCTCACGTAG